The genomic DNA ACACATTGTTGCGCACCAGCTCAAAGGGAatctcggcgcggcgctcggccgcctcgaggagcgacgCAAGCTCCGTGGCGAGGTTCGAAAACTGGCCCGAGGCCGTCACCTCGCCCGCGTACGTgctctgcgccgcgaggtcgcgcgTCAGCAGGCCCGACGCGTCGTGGCGTACCGgcgagagcgccgcggggtCCTGCGGCGGGAGGCCACGCGCAAAGTCCATCGCGACCGTCTTGCCGAGGCCatccgtgccgagcgccgaggtGTCGACGTAGCGCAGGtagcgcagcagcacgtGGCTCAGCTCCTGCGGCATCTCGGACTGGACGCGCGTCaggacgctgcgcacgcgcgcgtaCATGCCGACCAAGATCTGCTTGCGGTCCGTGTACGAGTCGGtgagctcgagcgtgacgtcggcgagctgcgagTGGAAGACGTACTTGGGCAGGAACGCATCCTCGACCTCCCCGTCGCAGCTCTGTGCGAGGAgcgtgagcagctcgagcatcgTCACCACCACGTCCGTGCGGCCAAACAGCTCGGGGaaggcggcgacgaggcgctccacgtagcggtgcgcgccgtcgcgcacacCGGGCGCACGGTGGCAGCAGCCGACCAGAAtgttgcgcagctcctcaAAGAGGTAGGTGCCCATcgcgtgctcctcggcgcacTGCGCCGTGTGCACCAGGAATGCAGAAaagacgcgctcggcgaccgtgcgtagcggcgcagcgagcgatGAGGTGGCGAGGCCGTGGTGCGCAAAGTAGAGCAgcatcggcgacggccgcccggccgccgcgcggcgccactcgacctcgagcacggACTGGAGGAAAgcgaggcgagcggcgctcAGCTTGCCTtccagcaggcgcgcgccgagcgtcgggaggatggcgcggcgcagcgtgtctACCGACACGCCCATGCCGTCCTGCTTGAGGATCGAGTTGTACTCGACGTCCTCCTCGACATAGTTCACGACCGAGTTGGGGACGAGCATCGGCGTCTTGAGCGCAATCACCGTCAGAGGGTCGTTGCGGGGCATCGGCGCAGTGAggggcgtcgacgcgccgctcaccGCAATCACCGTCCAGAGGTTGCGGAAGAGGTACACCTGCtccgtgctcggcgcccaCTGGGGGTTGAtgtcgcggtgcgcgagcagcgcagcgagcgcaggaagcgtgccgcgcaccagcgccgcgtcgcgctggctCCCGGCGTCAATGACGAGTgccagcagctcgttcAGGTACAGGTTCTTGCGGAAAGCGCCCTGCTCCTGCACCGCCGTGTCCGCCTctgcgccacggcgctcggcctcttgcGTGAGGCCGCGTGCAAGGAGCTCTTGCGCGGTGTTCACCGCACCgagacgcggcgcatcgcggtgcttgagcgcggcgcgcgcggcgtccgacAGGTAGTTCATCACATTGACAAagctcgacgtcggcgccgcaagcgcaagcggcaCGAGGTGCGTCAGCGGCGAGGTCTGCGCAAGCGAGGAGGGGccctgcaggcgctgcagcagcagcgagaTGGCCAGCACCGTGTACTGCAcgttgccgagcgcctttGCGAGCGACGTAATCACCGCGACGGTGCTTCCGACGACGATCCCttgctcgaccgccgcagggcgcacgccgcgcacgttGCGCTGGGGCAcggtgcgctcggtgcgctccgcgtcgcgcgcgaggttgttgagcagcgcgtaggtcgacgacgatgccgcctcgtcgccttCCAGGCGCACGCACACCGCGAggctgcggccggcggtgtcgaggagcggcgagccgctcgcgaggtccgcctcgaggatcgGCAGGGGGAGCTGCAcaaagcggcgcaccatcggcacgagcgacggcacgagcgcgggACGCACATGCGCAACGACCGCCAcgctctcgagcgcggcacgctgcagcacaGCGTCGTCcagcaccgcctcgtcgcccagcagcgacgcgagcgtTCCCGGGACAAACGAGCCGATGGCCGTGCCGTCGaacgcagcgacgacgagcaccgTGACCTTGAGCGCGGTGCTCAGCAGCTCACGCGCGTACAGTTCGACCTGCAGAcggggcgtcgcggccgtgaGCTGGCTCACGGTCTGTGCGGTGCGCTCGTACAGGTCCTGTGCGAcatgcgcgacgctcgtctcggcgccggtgcgcgtcgcgggcggcgcgcgctgcagctgctcccACGCCGGGGCGTACGGCGAGCGGGACTGCGTCAGGGCCTGCGCCAGGAGCGAGGCAGTGGCACTCAGGGCGCACCATGCGACAAAGCGGCCCGACAGCGGGACGCCGAGACTCGCGTAGTGCTGCAGCACCATCTCGGCGtagctcgagcgtgcgtcggcaggcggcgcggggcccgcgccggcggctgcgagctgcgcggcggcctccTGCTGCTCGGGCAGGCagacgagcagcgcgtccaTGCGGGGAATCTGGCTGCTGCtggcgacgtcgacgagcactTCGACGAGAGGCGTGTAGGACGCCTTGTCCCATGCGAACGGCAcgtcctgcagcgcacgcgcaaggccgtgcagctgcgGCACCGAGTTCAGTGCGAGGGTCTGCGTCGAGGCCTGGCCCGAGAGCACCGTCTTGGCGAGGGCGCTCGTGTACGACGAGAGCGTGGAGAGCGCccgagagcggcgcgacggcagGCCAGTAGCGATCTTGAGCAGCGCTTCGACGAGCGTGTACGCAAGCTCGTCGGGGACAGGCCACTGCTCGGGGACCTGCATGCCCTCCTcgaagcgcgtcgacggcaggcgcgacgcgaggtgctcgagctcgccgagcacgtcctCTAGGTAGgtcgccgcctgcgcaggGACttccacgccgccgaccgcgtcggcggTCGCAGCAGCGAAGcgtgcctgcgcgaggtagCTACGGACACTCGAGGTGGtcagctgctcgccgctcgtcgtcgcggcgccgcgcagcacggaAAAGTCTTCAGTCTGCAACGTAcccgcggcggcctcctgcgcgaggttcGCCGCGAGGTCGTTCAGGATCAGCGTATGCGTCGGCTGGTCCAGAAAGTCCATGCTGGTCGGTGGGGAACGCGGCGCCCGTGCCACGTGGCTGCACAGGCCAAGCTGGGGTACGAGTGCCGTGCGACACGGTGCGgtgcggtgcgtgcgggTCGGCGCCGTGTTGCCCCACTCACGGCAtcgagcagcggctgcgcacgcgctaCATAGACATGGTATAGTGCTATCGCTACATTACTTCTCGCCACGGAGGGCCATTTCACagacgcggcgcaagcCCACTTCGAGTGCCTGCAGTGCGCGTGCGTCTTCCGGGGCCATCTGCacggcgcccgacgcgaGCAGTGCGTCGGGCAAATCCAGCGAGAGAAAGACTTGCGGAATACCGAGCTTGgcggctgcgtcagtcgcGCGCCCACGTACCGATCCGCTGTGCCATGGCGACCGATGTATTGGCCCTGTATAGTGCTGTGCCGGTCGtggcctgcgtcagccatGCAACCTACCCTCACGTTACCGCTCCCCCCGCGGTTCATCGCGACGCCCCAGTCGTCCGCGAGGCGTGCAGGGACGTGCGTCGACTCGTCGCGTCCCGCGGcctgcatcgccgcgcgcacttcctcgtcgtcctcgtcgcccagcgagcgcggcgctgcgcctgcccACACCATGAGCGAGTGATCGAGCACGGTGCACTGCACCGCAAACGCGCGGTGCTGTGCGTGCGGCACACGCACCACGTAGGCCGCCGTCTTCATGGTCGCTCACGTGACGTGGAAGAAACGTCCGCCCTGCGACGATGCTTGGGACACTGcgtgtcgctgctgcgcggcaagcgctGCGGTTCGGTGCGCGTTTGATGCACACGACTGCTGTGCCCCGCGCACAGTACCTTGCACCTCCCCCCCCCACGCCAGACCGTGTGAagcccgcgtcgccggcgtACTTTACCACGAAGCCGTCGTACATCGACACGCTCCAGATGCTTGACCAGCTTACGCGCGAAGtgaagcgcgagctcgagcaggcgtaCATCCTCCCTCTGAACTCGAAGCCCCCGCCGATCCCCCAAGGCCCCACGAATATCTGGGTatcgcgcgaggcgctgcacagcaagctcggcattgcgctgcgtgcgtcgcaGTACCGCAGCGTCATCTCGCGGCTGACGCTCCTGCTGCGATACCGCGCgctggtgctcgagcacttTGCGAGCAGCGGCAGTGCATCgtttgccgagcgcagctcTGCGCAGCAgaagcagctcgctgcgcaggtCGAAGAGGTATTTGCCGCCTTTATGAGCTCGCACGGCAAGGCGCAGGACAGCCACGAGAAGGGCgaggctgcgccgcgcacctcgacgcgtgGCTTTATCGACAACGAGGGCCGCGCCtatgcgcgcggccgccggaaggagagcagcgcgcgcgtgtGGCTCGTGCCGGCCaaggacgccgacgcgtccCTCGGCTCGGTCCTGGTGAACAGCGTGCCGCTGAGCCAGTACTTTACGCGCACCGACCACCGCGAGCAGGTGGTGTGGCCGCTGAAGCTCGCGGGCGTTCTCGGCCAGTACAACATCTTTGCGattgcgcgcggcggtggccaCACCGGCCAGGCgggcgccgtggcgcacggCATTGCgaatgcgctcctcgcgcagcttgcgagcgtgcctggcgaggcggccgcggcgacgcacgccgaggtcaagcagctcctcgccaaggacggGATCCTGCACCGCGACCCCCGCATGGTCGAGCGCAAAAAGCCGGGCCTGGCCAAGGCACGCAAGGCCTTCACCTGGGTCAAGCGTTAAGTGTAGTTCTATAGACTGCATTACAGCATTCTCCGTTTCTTGGggcggacgccgccgacctTGATCGGCGTTTTGTCGGTCATGACCTTGACGAGGttgcgcacctgctcgccCTCGGACGCCATCATCGCGCGGAAGACGGCCTCGCGGCCCTGGCCGAAGCCGTTCCAGAGCACCTCGATCGAGTTgatgcgccagcgcgcctgGTTttcggcgatgcgcgaaaagacgcgcagcgcagagCGGTAGCCGGCCTCATAGCCGGAGCGGCCCGCCTTTTTGAAGCcgaccgtgccgccgctcgcgttcGCCAGCGGCTCGCCAGTGGGCGTCGTGAGAGTGACAATGGTATTGTTCCGCGTGGACTGGACGTGCATGCGGTGGGGCGCGttcgcctcgcgcgactTGGGCGGGGGCGCCACCGGCTCGCTCGCAGGCTGCTCGGCAGTAAAGCCGGGCATGGAGAACTCGACGGCAGACTCGAGCGagacacgctcggcgccgtccgCAGCCGCTTCTTGGCCCTCGGCGGGCTTCTCAGGAGCGGCCGCCggagcgctcggcgcctcgggcgtggCCTGGGCGTACCCACGCACCGGCGCTATAGACGCGCGGGGCACACGCGCcatgcgcgcggccgcacgcagcgcggggGACAGTCGCAGCATCGTGGTGGAAGGGCGAAGAATTCAAAGCGAAAATCACGGCCTCGGAGGCCGCGCTATGTGGAGAATTACAAGGCCTACGGGgcggcgtccggcgcacTGTAGCGGAGCGCTGCACAGCCGTAGCACGTCGCTGGGGACAGCGCGCTGGCTGCCAAGGCGAGCACGCAGGGACCCACACCTCCTTGGGTATACACATCAGTCGACCgtcacgccgcgctcgcgcaaaAAGTCCTTGGCGACCTTGATATCCTGTGTGAGCAAAATCACGTACGagaagcagctcgtcgtgcgccttTGGCACGTTATTAAAGTGGTAGAGGCCCCATCCGACCTTGAAGAGGAGAAAGGAGCCGGTGCTCACCAGGACCCACCACGGGATCTGCATAAGtagggcgacgtaccgtcGGCAGAATCTCGACCGCGACCGATTTCGAGAGCAGCGGCACAGGCAGGATGCCGAACAAAAAGACCAGGTAGACCAACGTCAACGCGGCCGAGATCAAGGCAAAGTTTGTCGCGCGCGTCATGATCGTAGCGAACGGacggcgccgtcgcacgGGTCGCTCGCTCCCTTCGGCCGAGAGATTcacgcgacgcgacgcgacACCATGACGTCCAAGTGGACCAGCAACGCGAACGAGGCGAcgtgcctgcgcctcgcgggTGCGCCATCGCCCGCGGACGGTGTATTTCACCCCGAGTTTACCTATCCGATTTTTGGCGACGCCGAGACGATCTACGGCTACTCGGACCTGCACATTCACCTCACCTTTGCTTCCGGCAGCCTCACGCCCGCGCTGGACGTgacgtacgccgcgcggaACACGACGACCGCAGCCAAGATCGACGACGTGAATGCGACGCTTGCCGAGTTCCTGCCCGAGGACCAGCTCGTGTCGCCTGACGAGGTCAAGAAgatcgccgaggacgaggcgcgtgggggcgcgcgcgcctttacgccgctcggcgagcgcgtgcacagctacacgcgcgaggcgagTGCCAAAGGCAAGGGGCGCTCGTCGTTTGGCTCGCTGTTtagcgcgcgtgcgcgtccgagcaccgcgcccAAGCGCGAGTTTCACATCTACAAGGCCACCTGGGACACGCCCGGCTTCCGCGACTGGCACGCGCGTGTGCAAATCTTTACCCTCTTTTTCATCGAAGGCGCATCGTACATccaggacgacgagcaaAACTGGGAATTTTATACCATCTTTGAGCGCGTCCAAGGCGCAGAGGGCGACGCGTACCACTTTGTCGGCTATACCTCGCTATACCGCTTCTGGTGCTGGCCCGGCaagacgcgcctgcgcctctcCCAGTTCCTCATTCTCCCGCCGTACCAGAAGCAGAAGCACGGTGCGGAGCTCTACGATACCGTATACGCGCACATGCTCAACGACACGTCGGTGTGCGAGCTGACGATCGAGGACCCCTCGGAGGCGTTTgacggcctgcgcgacgcgtgtgACTTGCGGCGGGTGACCAgcgcggacggcgcgctggcgcgtgcggtcgccgaaaagcgcctcgacgcgccgatcgACCGCACTTGGAGCGAAGAGACGCGCGGGGCGTACAAGatggcgccgcggcagtgggcgcgcatgctcgagatgcttgcgctgctgcacctcgacgcgtcggatgccgcgcagctgcgcgcgtACCGCCTGCAGGTcaaggcgcgcctctttcgTGTGAACCGCGAAATTTTGATGCAGATTCCGAgggtgcagcgcctcgagaagCTGCACGAGACCTTTGAGTCGGTCATGGACGAGTACGCGGAAATCACCGGCGTCGATCTCCcggacgcgctcctcgaggcgccggagcCGAGCGAAGAGGTCATCGACCTGCCGCCGCTCCTCaagcgcgcagcgtcggccGTCATCGCacacggcgacgagcccgccgagtcgcgcaAGGCGCCACGTGTGCAGTAGTATACAGTCTATgggcgcggccgcagcaCGGCCACATGAATGCAATGTCCATCCCCTTCCCATACATTGTCCGCCTcgtgcacctcgccgagcacctgcgcgccgccagtgtgtgcggcgcctggcAGGTGCGCGGGAGGGATGTTggcctgcgcggcacgcatgcgctgcatctGCAGCCGCTCGAGTGTCTCGGCGACCCAGTTGACATTCGTCAGGGGCGACAGATCGTTGGGCCGGTGGGGCACAAGGCACCGCTTCACTTCTGCGtacggcgcctcggtgccaCGGCACTCGCGGATCACGCGGGGGTAGGTCGGCGCGTTCGGCGCTTCGGCAGGCTCGCCGTCGACTGGCGCAAACGAGCAGTACATGCGCGTGTCAAACACGCGGAACACGACATCGTCCACACGGAGAAAGAAGCGCTGGAGCACGAGGAACTCTTGCGGCATGACGCGCTACATCAGCACGGATACGTACCACCTTGACATTCAGCATGCTCGAGCCATTGTccccgagctcgtcctcgtACAGCATCACGTCGTCGTAAAAGAGGATCGGCTCGCCACTCGTCGGGCCCAGGCGCTCAACCGGGAtgcggtcgcgcgcagGGTCGCGCGCCAGCTCAAAGGCGCCCGTCCACGCAttcgcgtcgcgcgcctcgggctgctcgagcgccggcgtctcGTGGCTGCCTGGGAAGCCGGGCCATGTCGACGAGTAGGTCCAGTCGTATTGCTTGGCCGTCGTGATtggcgacggcgtcgaatcactcgacggcgacggtGACGGCTCCAGTATGTTCTTGAGTTGCCTGTgtgagtcgcgcgacgtaccgtgACTTGCCCCACTCGTGGGCATAGGCGACTTTGATCGCACTCTGCGacaggcggcggcggcggggcgtgctgctcggcacgagTGCCATCTCTTGGACGCAGTCGAGGCcttcgcggcgcacgtcttCGCGCACACCGTGCACACacgccagcgcgcgcgtcgagtcGAAGCAGTACGAAAAGCCGCTcggctcgtgctcgagcacgagcgcgttgCGGGGGAACGGCATCTCGGGCGGCGggacctcgagcagcgccgaaAGCTGGTCGACTTCGGTCGCATTCGCAATGCTCCCGTGCAGCACCGTGATTTTCCAGGGGCCGATAAGAATGCCACGCTCCAGCACCTGAtccgagggcgaggcgccgcccgactCGGTGCTGTGCGCGGGCTTGGGCGCATCGGTATGACGCACATTCTCAAATACTCGGTACTTGGGGCGCGCCTCGTTGGCAtgcgcgccgtggcgtgcgccggGTCGCGGCATCGGTGTCGTGCCGGGGCCCATAGCAGTGGTCAGGCCGTGTGGCTTGACCGCCATCGCACCTCCACTCATCACGTGTTCGGCGCAGCGGACTTACTcgcccgcgagcgcctcggctcTTTGCGTTTCGCCACGCGCGCTCTTGCAGCACAGTGGCCTCGAGGATGATCGCTTACTATTACGTTGGAAGTGAGCTGCACATTGTGTGGCACACCATGTCCACTCTCCTACACTTGATCTGACGAGgccacgctcgcgcgcccgTAGCCCCGTAGCCCGCAACGGCAACCGAAGCTGACTAATCGTGTGACGTCACTTGACGGGTTCAGGGTCCAGCACGGGCCTCTTGGAGAGAGGAGGGGCAGGCCGTCTCCCCATCTCGCCACGATGAGCACCACCAACAAAGCCTGCTGCACTCTCGCCCCTGTCCAGACCGACTAGTACGTACTTGCGATGGGAAGAATTATCGCTAacacgcgcagcacgcccaAGGGCACCATCGAGAAGGTCGCCGGCATTGACTCGTACGTCACCGGTGACAAGAACTCGACCAATGTGATCGTCTGCATCTACGACATCTTTGGTTTCTGGAACACGACCAAGCAGGGCGCCGACCTGCTGGCCGACTCGACCAAGTACAAGGTGGTCATGCCCGACTTCCTGAGCAACCACCCCTGGCCGATCGACGCCTTCCCGCCCCGTGACGATGCGGAGGGTAAGAAGTTCGGCGAGTGGCTCGAGACCATCGGcaacgtcggcgagcgcgtcaagGACGTCAAGTCCGTCGCCCAGGAACTCAAGTCGCAGGGCGCCCAAAAGCTCGCGCTGTACGGCTTCTGCTGGGGTGGCAAAGTCGCCAGCCAGATtggcggcgccggctcgCCTTTCCTGGGTGTCGCCATGGTGCACCCCGCGTTCAttgcgccggacgacgccaaggcgctcacCGTGCCGATCGGCTTCTTCCCTTCGAAGGACGAGGACAAGAAGGACGCCGACGCTTTCTGGTCGAACCTCGAGAAGGACCACCCCGAGCTGATCGCCAAGAGCCAGTACAAGTACTACGAGGAGAACCACCACGGcttcgccgcggcgcgtgccgacctCAACGACAAGTCGAACTACTTCGCCTTCCAGGACGTCtacacgcgcctcgccgacttTTTCTGCGGCGTGTTCCAGTAGAATTGTAGACTACTTTTCCTCTACATCGATCTCGGTCGTTTCGCCACCTTTGCCATCCGCATAGACGGTGCCCGTCTGGATGCGCCCGCCTTTCGCACGCACAATTTCCTCGATTGTACGCGGCTCGTCAGAGCTCTCGGTGAACCATCCGAGGTTGTCGGCGATCAAATGCCTACATGAGTCAGTCCACGTACCTGTTCTTGCAGCCAGGACACTGTACAAGCACAATGCCTTTCTCGTAGGAACGCTTGGTAAACTCGTGCGAAGAACGTGTGCCACAGTCGGGCACGGTGCAGGTAAACGTAAGCGACAGACGCGGCTCGAATTCGCCAATTGGCGTcttgggcgcgtcgcgcaccatTGCGGAAGCATGAAGCATGCGAGGAACAGCATACCGGGGGGCAGCACGCGCCacctgcggcgcaagggccatcgggcgcagcgcgccacCCGCACGTCGGGCCACAGCACGGAGCATGAGGGGGAAGAGCAACCTCCACATTCGCGTGTTTCCGGCGCGCTTCGCTCCACGACGGTGCTAGGATGGtagcgggcggcgcacaggcAATTCCGATGCAGCCGGACCCCCGCCAGCGCGGGAAGGTCAAgctggatgcgctgcgAGGCGGTGTAGTGAACGTGTCGAGCCGCATCCAGATCCACCAcctccttgcgcttctcCTGACCAAGACCCTCgtcgcgtcgtcggcgtggcTTACTCGGCAATGGCTGCTTGTGCCCCAGTTTGATCTCGAGACATTTCAGCTGCAGATGCGTGATATGCTTGGTGCAGACTCACTCGCATCACAgggcgccgctgccgcagcTACAAAACTCGCCGTACATACCCCGGCCAGCGTATGGGCCGTAGCGACGATGGCGACGTCGCTCGCATCCCTGATTCTCATGGGCGTGTTCCGCGCATGGCGCTGGAAAATAACATGGGGCGAAggcaccgcgcggcgcctggcgctgctcgccgtgctcgtaTTTGTACAGCTGCTCCTCTGGCTCGTTGCGCTCCGCCATTTGGGTGCGACGGTCGTGTTGATCTTTACACAGTTCTGCGAGGTATGGGTACGCGACTTGCAAATCGGATGGAAGAGCAAGACATCGGGGAGCCTCCCGGTGCTGGCGGCCCTCGGCCTCACGTTTTTCTTCTCGGTCATGACCGGCTCCGCCGTGACGATCCGCCATCCGTttggcgacgtgctcgacgagtcgGCGAAGCAGGCCCTGCACATCACATCGCGCCTGCAAGATTCGGTCTCGTTCGGCAATCTGCTCAAGGGGTACCTGTCGCTCCTCGCCTATGCTGTGCTCACAATCGAATCGGGACGCATATCGTTCAACGTCGCCAAGGACacgggcggccgccgacgtgcaCTTATTCTCGCGGTCGGCATTGCagccgtcgtcgcgcttccGCTCTCGTCGGTCGGTGCGTTTTTCGGCTACAATATGCTGCCCGCGCCGCTTGTGCCCGGCCGCCAGCTCACCCCGCAAGACGCATTTGAAATTAGCCACTTGGTCGCTTACTGGGTGCTGGCCATCGGTCTGCTGGTGTGCGACCCGCTCGTCACGCTCACGCTCGAGTCGTACGTGACGCTCCACGCGCACATGGCGCATGCCTGGCCGatggtcgtcgtcgcctcgATCGCGATTGGCTTTGGCGTGTTTAGCATCAATGTCTCCCTGGTCCAGCTTGTGGCCGCTGTGTGCGTCGGTTTTGCGCTGCATACCGTGCTgaagcgctcgccgctgtACCTCACGTCCTGGTACCGGAACCGCGCCTATTCtacgacgctcgacgagcagcgtATGGCGACGGCCGTGCCGGGTTCAGATTCAACGGCGATCTCGGAGGCCGTGCATCTCTTATACCACACCCTGGTCCAGCTGCGGTGGATGATCACGCAGATTCTGGCAAACAACAACTCGCGTCGCATCTTCTTGTTCCTATGCTTGAACCTAGCTTTTATGGGCGTCCAAATGCTCTGGGGCGTGTGGACCAACTCGCTGGGCTTGATCAGCGATGCGATCCACATGTTCTTTGATTGTGCTGCGATCTTTATGGGCCTTGTGGCGAGCGTCATGGCCGAGTGGAAGACCGACGACAAATTTCACTTTGGGTACA from Malassezia japonica chromosome 1, complete sequence includes the following:
- the TIP41 gene encoding Tap42 interacting protein (EggNog:ENOG503NXDN; COG:S; BUSCO:EOG092648XW), encoding MAVKPHGLTTAMGPGTTPMPRPGARHGAHANEARPKYRVFENVRHTDAPKPAHSTESGGASPSDQVLERGILIGPWKITVLHGSIANATEVDQLSALLEVPPPEMPFPRNALVLEHEPSGFSYCFDSTRALACVHGVREDVRREGLDCVQEMALVPSSTPRRRRLSQSAIKVAYAHEWGKSRQLKNILEPSPSPSSDSTPSPITTAKQYDWTYSSTWPGFPGSHETPALEQPEARDANAWTGAFELARDPARDRIPVERLGPTSGEPILFYDDVMLYEDELGDNGSSMLNVKVRVMPQEFLVLQRFFLRVDDVVFRVFDTRMYCSFAPVDGEPAEAPNAPTYPRVIRECRGTEAPYAEVKRCLVPHRPNDLSPLTNVNWVAETLERLQMQRMRAAQANIPPAHLPGAAHTGGAQVLGEVHEADNVWEGDGHCIHVAVLRPRP
- a CDS encoding carboxymethylenebutenolidase (COG:Q; EggNog:ENOG503P0BQ), which produces MSTTNKACCTLAPVQTDYTPKGTIEKVAGIDSYVTGDKNSTNVIVCIYDIFGFWNTTKQGADLLADSTKYKVVMPDFLSNHPWPIDAFPPRDDAEGKKFGEWLETIGNVGERVKDVKSVAQELKSQGAQKLALYGFCWGGKVASQIGGAGSPFLGVAMVHPAFIAPDDAKALTVPIGFFPSKDEDKKDADAFWSNLEKDHPELIAKSQYKYYEENHHGFAAARADLNDKSNYFAFQDVYTRLADFFCGVFQ
- a CDS encoding uncharacterized protein (BUSCO:EOG092658X5; EggNog:ENOG503P5EI; COG:S), which gives rise to MVRDAPKTPIGEFEPRLSLTFTCTVPDCGTRSSHEFTKRSYEKGIVLVQCPGCKNRHLIADNLGWFTESSDEPRTIEEIVRAKGGRIQTGTVYADGKGGETTEIDVEEK
- the MSC2 gene encoding Putative zinc transporter msc2 (BUSCO:EOG092621CK; COG:P; TransMembrane:16 (i42-59o106-128i140-159o165-182i194-216o250-269i281-305o330-350i362-379o385-402i469-488o500-519i540-562o574-595i602-619o625-643i); EggNog:ENOG503NUJZ), translating into MVAGGAQAIPMQPDPRQRGKVKLDALRGGVVNVSSRIQIHHLLALLLTKTLVASSAWLTRQWLLVPQFDLETFQLQMRDMLGADSLASQGAAAAATKLAVHTPASVWAVATMATSLASLILMGVFRAWRWKITWGEGTARRLALLAVLVFVQLLLWLVALRHLGATVVLIFTQFCEVWVRDLQIGWKSKTSGSLPVLAALGLTFFFSVMTGSAVTIRHPFGDVLDESAKQALHITSRLQDSVSFGNLLKGYLSLLAYAVLTIESGRISFNVAKDTGGRRRALILAVGIAAVVALPLSSVGAFFGYNMLPAPLVPGRQLTPQDAFEISHLVAYWVLAIGLLVCDPLVTLTLESYVTLHAHMAHAWPMVVVASIAIGFGVFSINVSLVQLVAAVCVGFALHTVLKRSPLYLTSWYRNRAYSTTLDEQRMATAVPGSDSTAISEAVHLLYHTLVQLRWMITQILANNNSRRIFLFLCLNLAFMGVQMLWGVWTNSLGLISDAIHMFFDCAAIFMGLVASVMAEWKTDDKFHFGYKRVETLSGFANGIFLVLISVFILFEAVQRIIEPPVMNNMMQLLIVSTLGLLVNLFGMFAMGLYLHVMADTLGSVGVIISTILIHYFHWTGFDPIASLLIGLMILGSVIPLVIDSGRILCLDLGASDTSAIEHALAQVQALPGVQSYSAARFWPLDGASLIGSILLLKTFHHGDAHVNEVLFDAPCAVQVVGITGLSGTSKGRIETIGGVSSYVVGSAASPTAIVAIYDIFGFWSSTEQGADILAEATGARVVMPDLFEGKPLGIDVIPPDTPEKKQMMQDFFAGIGNTTQYGDKLLTIAKDLKAHGVSKLGLYGLCWGSKAAVPACGPSTPYDAYVQIHPSFVDSEDANKISIPFASFTSKDESGEAVDAFLKNAATNPANQGKFVHHHYPDNHHGFAAARANLDDASNAASFQDVYQRTASFFMQHLK